The Anopheles coluzzii chromosome 2, AcolN3, whole genome shotgun sequence genome window below encodes:
- the LOC120952416 gene encoding uncharacterized protein LOC120952416, with protein sequence MCPNTNCTRTKMSAWRSTDDTVPLSTKPMPTGRRKPSSWKVGVLVTLLLAMQLLVSPAHGTEESDFTKQCSNCKCSWKSGRKSADCTNQRLPVVPQELSNELQILDLSHNQIDELPAKTFEAAHQTNLQKLYLRHNSMKRVDRDAFRNLTIMIELDMANNNLTALEAGVFDDLTKIRVIILNNNQIERIDKNLFYGLQYLTKVHLRTNRLVRIALNSFVNVPNLSQIELDYNELQALRKESFSGLEKLTSLSLTNNPWNCSCTLRSFAEYVLAKNLYTSPTACSVPKALAGRQWTEIELDDFACPPAIVENRMQFPGAGENATFICKVTGLPLPKIDWLFQKRSFSRHDQRLRVTEAVRTSPRDQSEVLVSELTIVGVRPSDRGTYVCKATNRGGIDESEQFFDLKADPHPITSATRSKDILQIVLIVVVVVLLFVILSWVLVYCICCRKRRFKKNSAMRENGQMNTKMMDKSQNESILDGGSVMVDMQKSLLTEVNPVEKPPRRADIDAGEKGPGSGGQSSVGGDYDEKHEAKRTLLEETGFVAQDEETASVALSDSNPRSRATFVDDGCGTNLPPDLLAFPARFPQSPSIQSSMSNIHDGRIYGKSPLASPIYQTGPGTSLGGGASAQMPAGFRTLQHPKTGRTIAIAAARSNSPFTPAPLIYPPLALKHQGYVTIPRKQRTPSWTPSMSSAVTAELLPAGSAGHSGATSPTSPIDLSLGEPVYDNLGLRTTASGNSTLKLNKTGQRGTPLGSTAAGTALTSTPMAKYSMKDRPLPATPGGQTATPNSSLLGHGGGNYEAIPEALPYGAGQSMVAGGLSGFDLDQSSIYGPVVGTTTNRSKVPPRPPPKPKKKVVLPAAGGIVTTGDDQSSAPSGQMATAGGDSSGINTSTTNTSTSPLVAEDCDDGTEV encoded by the exons ATGTGTCCCAATACGAACTGCACACGGACGAAAATGAGTGCGTGGCGCTCCACAGACGACACAGTGCCACTTAGCACCAAACCGATGCCGACCGGTCGAAGAAAACCGAGTTCCTGGAAGGTCGGCGTGCTggtgacgctgctgctggcaatGCAGCTGCTCGTCAGCCCAGCGCACGGTACGGAAGAATCGGACTTTACGAAACAGTGCAGCAACTGCAAGTGCAGCTGGAAGAGCGGTCGCAAGAGTGCGGACTGTACGAACCAGCGGCTACCGGTCGTACCGCAGGAGCTGAGCAACGAGCTGCAGATCCTGGACCTGTCGCACAACCAGATCGACGAGCTGCCGGCGAAAACGTTCGAGGCCGCCCACCAGACGAACCTGCAGAAGCTGTACCTGCGCCACAACAGCATGAAGCGGGTCGATCGGGATGCGTTCCGCAACCTGACCATCATGATCGAGCTCGACATGGCGAACAACAACCTGACCGCGCTCGAGGCGGGCGTCTTTGACGATCTCACCAAGATCCGGGTCATCATCCTGAACAACAACCAGATCGAGCGGATCGACAAGAACCTGTTCTACGGCCTGCAGTACCTGACGAAGGTGCACCTGCGCACCAACCGGCTGGTGCGGATCGCGCTGAACAGCTTCGTGAACGTGCCGAACCTGTCGCAGATCGAGCTCGACTATAATGAGCTACAGGCACTGCGCAAGGAATCCTTCTCCGGGCTGGAGAAGCTGACCAGCCTGTCGCTCACGAACAACCCGTGGAACTGCAGCTGCACGCTGCGCAGCTTCGCCGAGTACGTGCTGGCGAAGAACCTGTACACCTCGCCGACCGCCTGCAGTGTGCCGAAAGCGCTCGCCGGCCGCCAGTGGACCGAGATCGAGCTGGACGACTTTGCCTGCCCGCCCGCCATCGTCGAGAACCGGATGCAGTTCCCGGGGGCGGGCGAAAACGCTACCTTCATCTGTAAGGTAACCGGGCTGCCGCTGCCGAAGATTGACTGGCTGTTCCAGAAGCGGTCCTTCTCGCGCCACGACCAGCGGCTGCGCGTAACCGAGGCCGTGCGGACGAGTCCGCGCGACCAGAGCGAGGTGCTCGTGTCCGAGCTGACCATCGTCGGCGTGCGGCCGTCCGATCGCGGCACGTACGTGTGCAAGGCGACCAACCGGGGCGGTATCGACGAGAGCGAGCAGTTCTTCGACCTGAAGGCGGACCCGCACCCGATCACGTCCGCGACCCGCTCGAAGGACATCCTGCAGATCGTGCTGAtcgtcgtggtggtggtgctgctctTTGTCATCCTCAGCTGGGTGCTGGTGTATTGCATCTGCTGCCGGAAGCGGCGGTTCAAGAAAAACTCCGCAATGAGAGAGAACGGCCAGATGAACACGAAGATGATGGACAAGTCGCAGAACGAATCGATACTGGACGGTGGGTCCGTGATGGTCGACATGCAGAAGAGCCTGCTGACGGAGGTGAACCCGGTGGAGAAGCCGCCCCGCCGGGCCGACATTGATGCCGGCGAAAAGGGTCCGGGCAGCGGGggccagagctcggtcggcgGTGACTACGACGAGAAGCACGAGGCCAAGCGAACGCTACTGGAAGAGACAGGTTTTG TCGCCCAGGATGAGGAAACAGCTTCGGTGGCGCTGTCGGACTCGAACCCGCGCTCCCGTGCCACCTTCGTAGATGACGGCTGCGGCACCAACCTGCCGCCGGACCTGCTGGCCTTCCCGGCCCGCTTCCCCCAGTCGCCCTCGATACAGAGCTCGATGTCGAACATCCACGACGGGCGCATCTACGGTAAATCGCCGCTGGCCAGCCCAATCTACCAGACCGGACCGGGCACCAGCCTGGGCGGCGGTGCGTCCGCCCAGATGCCGGCCGGGTTCCGCACGCTGCAGCATCCGAAGACGGGTCGCACGATAGCGATTGCGGCGGCCCGCTCGAACTCACCGTTCACGCCGGCGCCCCTCATCTATCCGCCGCTCGCCCTCAAACACCAGGGGTACGTGACAATCCCGCGCAAACAGCGCACCCCCAGCTGGACACCGTCGATGAGCTCGGCGGTGACGGCCGAGCTGCTGCCGGCGGGCAGCGCCGGTCACAGTGGGGCCACCAGTCCCACCTCCCCCATCGACCTGTCGCTCGGCGAGCCGGTGTACGACAATCTCGGTCTGCGGACGACCGCGTCCGGCAACTCGACGCTCAAGCTGAACAAAACGGGCCAGCGGGGGACACCGCTCGGGTCGACGGCGGCCGGCACCGCGCTCACCTCGACACCGATGGCAAAGTACAGCATGAAGGATCGGCCGCTGCCGGCCACACCCGGCGGCCAGACGGCGACGCCCAACAGCTCGCTGCTGGGGCACGGTGGTGGCAACTACGAGGCTATACCGGAGGCACTGCCCTACGGTGCGGGACAATCAATGGTGGCCGGTGGGTTGAGCGGGTTCGATCTCGATCAGTCCTCCATCTACGGTCCGGTGGTGGGGACGACCACGAACCGTAGCAAAGTTCCGCCCAGGCCACCGCCCAAGCCGAAGAAGAAGGTAGTCCTCCCGGCAGCGGGTGGCATCGTGACGACCGGGGACGATCAGAGCTCGGCACCGAGCGGCCAGATGGCGACTGCTGGTGGTGACAGTAGCGGCATCAACACCAGCACTaccaacaccagcaccagcccGCTGGTAGCCGAAGACTGCGACGACGGTACCGAGGTCTAG